One Vigna unguiculata cultivar IT97K-499-35 chromosome 7, ASM411807v1, whole genome shotgun sequence genomic region harbors:
- the LOC114192763 gene encoding uncharacterized protein LOC114192763: protein MSNCTGSSSNRTTAFDRFYSPPVFRKLQREQQKQFNSHSVQPDLQTGSYEPALSTSVCLSNLDRLLDAFTPSVPAHSSCQPKMKGRGTGYSCTNNSSGRLYIVLEDLWESYREWSAYGVEVPVSHDGEEETKIYYAPSLSAIQLYAERRLEEDSSSESSQETNCSAEQLVYEFFEGALPHIRPPLHDKASLSFQIYLFKFPLA from the exons ATGTCCAACTGCACTGGTTCTTCTTCCAACAGGACCACCGCTTTCGACCGTTTCTACAGTCCTCCGGTTTTCCGAAAACTGCAGCGAGAGCAGCAGAAACAGTTCAACTCTCACTCGGTCCAACCGGATTTGCAAACCGGTTCTTACGAACCGGCATTGTCCACCTCTGTCTGTCTCAGTAATCTGGATCGTCTTTTGGACGCATTCACACCCTCCGTCCCTGCTCACTCCTCCTGCCAG CCCAAAATGAAGGGACGCGGAACTGGTTACTCGTGTACCAACAATAGCAGTGGACGCCTATATATTGTGCTCGAGGATCTGTGGGAATCCTATAGAGAATGGAGCGCTTACGGTGTAGAGGTGCCAGTAAGCCATGACGGAGAGGAGGAGACAAAAATATACTATGCGCCCTCCCTCTCTGCAATTCAGTTATATGCTGAGAG GAGACTTGAAGAGGACAGTAGCTCCGAGTCTTCTCAGGAGACAAACTGCTCAGCTGAGCAGCTTGTCTATGAATTCTTCGAGGGAGCTCTGCCACATATTCGGCCTCCTTTACATGATAAGGCAAGTCTGTCGTTTCAGATCTACCTATTCAAATTTCCCTTGGCTTGA
- the LOC114192764 gene encoding uncharacterized protein LOC114192764 has protein sequence MKRVDASFLTYHSLSADSKRKNQPEFCSRKVRDDDGSLNISLPTFGLAAYKLRGSMLAPRRDSEWHKVESLLEAATDWLQNLQVNHPDYLYFVSRSTLYR, from the exons ATGAAGAGGGTGGATGCATCTTTCCTGACCTACCATTCCCTGTCAGCTGACTCAAAAA GGAAAAACCAACCGGAGTTTTGTAGCAGGAAGGTCCGTGATGACGATGGATCCTTAAATATATCTCTTCCCACTTTTGGCCTTGCCGCTTATAAGTTGAGAGGCTCAATGCTAGCTCCTCGTAGAGACTCTGAATGGCACAAAGTGGAGTCTCTATTGGAAGCTGCTACTGACTGGCTACAGAATTTGCAGGTGAACCACCCAGATTACCTGTACTTTGTTAGCCGCAGTACCCTGTACAGATAA